AGCGCCGTCGTTTCGCGCGGCGGTCGCCCCGATCTCGCAGGAGAGCACCTCCGCAAGGTTCGAGCGCCGACCCTGTTCATCGTAGGAGCTCAGGACACCGCCGTCATCGGCCTCAACCGTGCGGCATCGGCAATGATGAGCGTCGAGCGAGAGCTCGTCATTGTTCCGGGCGCGACGCATTTGTTCGAAGAGCCCGGGACGCTTGCCGAAGCGGCTCGGCTTTCGCGAGCTTGGTTCCGGCGCTATCTCACACGAGGAGTCGGAGGGACGA
This genomic stretch from Candidatus Binatia bacterium harbors:
- a CDS encoding dienelactone hydrolase family protein, yielding MLNDGGLATLLLDLLTPQEEEIDRRTAALRFDIGLLAGRLVAVTRWVRTQPSLESLKLGYFGASTGAAAALVAAAALTDEISAVVSRGGRPDLAGEHLRKVRAPTLFIVGAQDTAVIGLNRAASAMMSVERELVIVPGATHLFEEPGTLAEAARLSRAWFRRYLTRGVGGT